In Pseudomonas lalkuanensis, the following are encoded in one genomic region:
- the lgt gene encoding prolipoprotein diacylglyceryl transferase codes for MLAYPQIDPVALAIGPLKIHWYGLMYLIGIGGAWWLASRRLNAFDPAWTKEKLSDLVFWVALGVIAGGRLGYVLFYDLSAYIANPLLIFEVWKGGMSFHGGLIGVMLATLWFGKRNNKSFFQLMDFIAPLVPIGLGAGRIGNFINAELWGKATDLPWAMIFPTDPAQLPRHPSQLYQFALEGVALFAILWFYSRKPRPTMAVSGMFALFYGIFRFTVEFVRVPDAQLGYLAFGWLTMGQILCLPMIIGGIFLIVWAHRRQSAQGVAR; via the coding sequence TTGCCCTGGCTATCGGTCCTCTCAAGATCCACTGGTACGGCCTGATGTACCTCATCGGCATCGGCGGCGCCTGGTGGCTGGCCTCGCGCCGGCTGAACGCCTTCGACCCGGCCTGGACCAAGGAAAAACTCTCCGACCTGGTGTTCTGGGTCGCCCTTGGCGTAATCGCCGGTGGCCGCCTCGGTTACGTGCTTTTCTACGATCTGTCGGCGTATATCGCCAATCCGCTGCTGATCTTCGAAGTCTGGAAGGGTGGCATGTCCTTCCACGGTGGCCTGATCGGCGTGATGCTGGCCACCCTCTGGTTCGGCAAGCGCAACAACAAGAGCTTCTTCCAGCTGATGGACTTCATCGCCCCCCTGGTGCCGATTGGCCTGGGCGCCGGCCGCATTGGCAACTTCATCAACGCCGAGCTCTGGGGCAAGGCCACCGACCTGCCCTGGGCAATGATCTTCCCCACCGATCCGGCCCAGTTGCCGCGCCACCCGTCGCAGCTGTACCAGTTCGCCCTGGAGGGTGTGGCACTGTTCGCCATCCTCTGGTTCTACTCGCGTAAACCGCGCCCGACCATGGCGGTTTCCGGCATGTTCGCGCTGTTTTACGGCATTTTCCGCTTCACGGTGGAGTTCGTCCGCGTCCCTGACGCCCAACTCGGTTACCTGGCCTTCGGCTGGCTGACCATGGGCCAGATCCTCTGCCTGCCGATGATCATCGGCGGTATCTTCCTGATTGTCTGGGCCCACCGCCGCCAGTCCGCCCAAGGAGTCGCCCGATGA